Proteins found in one Brachionichthys hirsutus isolate HB-005 unplaced genomic scaffold, CSIRO-AGI_Bhir_v1 contig_852, whole genome shotgun sequence genomic segment:
- the LOC137915936 gene encoding dexamethasone-induced protein homolog — MTHPVYAHLDSVESLLDELPYMFYLGLFFVNVLILYYAFLMEYIVLNVGIVFLPEDMDQALVDLGVLSDPASVPYDTDTELDVFEGYLE, encoded by the coding sequence atGACACATCCGGTTTATGCCCATCTAGATTCGGTTGAATCGCTGTTGGACGAACTCCCATATATGTTTTATCTGGGCCTGTTCTTTGTGAACGTCCTGATCCTCTACTATGCCTTTCTGATGGAGTACATCGTACTGAATGTAGGGATAGTATTTCTGCCCGAGGACATGGACCAGGCACTGGTGGACCTCGGGGTGCTATCCGACCCCGCGTCTGTCCCGTACGACACGGACACGGAGCTGGACGTCTTCGAGGGGTATCTTGAGTGA